In the Sarcophilus harrisii chromosome 3, mSarHar1.11, whole genome shotgun sequence genome, one interval contains:
- the LOC100931837 gene encoding uncharacterized protein LOC100931837 produces the protein MASIIVANPTTSSKKASTETTHTAANFWGSTYIAAQNTVTIRSSDFTMPIYTDNHVGPIHTTHLRVPVHIADIMVPIHGADVTVPIHTEDITVPVHTADITVPIHRTNCVGSLYFSEITESIQVPSLPVPVHTSNFSSPLHTEDIIETIQDLMEPGHSHFTGPVHTSDLTVPVHMADMTVPIVMADVMVPICTADITLPVHRADITMPSNTSIHPSFQKLMGNLLSESFNMLKPVGSVH, from the coding sequence ATGGCAAGTATTATTGTGGCCAACCCCACAACATCCAGCAAGAAGGCAAGCACAGAGACCACTCACACTGCGGCCAACTTCTGGGGCTCTACTTACATAGCAGCCCAGAACACAGTGACCATTCGCTCTTCGGATTTCACAATGCCCATATACACAGACAACCATGTAGGCCCTATCCATACAACCCATCTCAGAGTTCCTGTCCACATTGCTGATATCATGGTGCCCATTCATGGAGCAGATGTCACTGTGCCCATCCACACAGAGGATATCACAGTGCCTGTCCACACAGCAGACATCACTGTCCCCATCCACAGAACCAATTGTGTGGGCTCTTTGTACTTTTCAGAAATCACAGAGTCCATACAAGTGCCCAGTCTCCCAGTTCCTGTCCACACATCCAATTTCTCAAGCCCTCTGCACACAGAAGATATCATAGAGACTATCCAAGACCTTATGGAGCCTGGCCACTCCCACTTCACAGGCCCTGTCCACACCTCAGACCTCACTGTGCCTGTGCACATGGCAGATATGACCGTACCTATTGTCATGGCAGATGTTATGGTGCCCATCTGCACAGCAGACATTACACTGCCAGTCCATCGGGCAGACATCACAATGCCCAGCAATACATCAATTCACCCCAGTTTCCAGAAGCTGATGGGCAATCTTCTGAGTGAATCCTTCAACATGCTGAAACCTGTTGGTTCAGTCCATT